The following coding sequences lie in one Anomaloglossus baeobatrachus isolate aAnoBae1 chromosome 7, aAnoBae1.hap1, whole genome shotgun sequence genomic window:
- the LOC142246745 gene encoding uncharacterized protein LOC142246745, which translates to MILGLGLGLIGLDLGKIQRLGLRLRIKTSTPVIATEPAEPQAQISIRVTQDNDQEPQEKRRESAEQNNIADGSKAEEPEKDNEGTSAGHKEEEVTEDGGGKNPEDGDEEEDESERAEEAAPAATETKTLAPLANNPVPPATLGPTPRKAPKFKQREARNFKSKPPRKGVLGFGDDIPGMDGLGTDITVICPWEAFSHLELHELAQFGII; encoded by the exons atgaTACTGGGATTAGGGCTCGGATTAATAGGACTAGATTTAGGGAAAATACAAAGATTAGGTCTAAGATTAAG GATTAAAACATCCACCCCAGTAATAGCGACAGAACCTGCAGAACCGCAGGCCCAGATCTCCATACGGGTCACACAAGACAATGACCAAGAGCCTCAGGAGAAAAGGAGGGAGTCTGCGGAGCAAAACAACATTGCAGATGGATCTAAAGCAGAAGAACCAGAAAAGGACAACGAGGGGACGAGTGCCGGGCACAAAGAAGAAGAGGTGACCGAAGACGGCGGAGGCAAGAATCCGGAAGATGGAGACGAGGAAGAGGACGAATCTGAAAGAGCAGAAGAAGCCGCACCAGCAGCAACTGAGACAAAAACATTGGCTCCATTAGCAAATAATCCAGTGCCTCCAGCAACATTAGGACCCACACCCAGGAAAGCGCCAAAATTTAAGCAAAGGGAGGCAAGAAACTTCAAAAGCAAACCACCAAGAAAGGGCGTTCTAGG GTTTGGAGACGATATTCCCGGCATGGACGGACTTGGCACAG ATATTACCGTGATTTGTCCTTGGGAGGCATTCAGTCACTTGGAGCTACATGAGCTGGCCCAGTTTGGCATCATCTGA